The following are encoded together in the Brevinematia bacterium genome:
- a CDS encoding transketolase family protein yields MSQPQPRPTRDGFGEELVELGYEDEKIIVFSADLEDSTRAEYFKFKFPNRFYNVGIAEQNMVGIAAGLAKEGFTTFVTSFAVFLTNRAYDFIRISVCYSNLNVKLCASHAGVTVGEDGATAQSLEDVAIMSVLPNMRVLCPVDYFEARRITRFVANEYGPFYVRLSRAPYPIITSESDRFEFGKASVLEEGEDLTIISYGITVSESLKAAEELRKEGISTRVVNMSTIKPFDEKIVLRSAEETGAILVVEEHEITNGLGSMIARFLATKRPTPMEFIAVNDEFGVSGKPYELLEYFGLDWKNIVQVSKKLLKRKKI; encoded by the coding sequence ATGAGTCAACCTCAGCCTAGACCTACTAGAGATGGGTTTGGTGAAGAGCTTGTGGAACTTGGGTATGAGGATGAGAAAATAATAGTTTTTTCTGCGGATCTTGAGGACTCAACTAGAGCTGAGTATTTTAAGTTCAAGTTTCCCAATAGGTTTTATAATGTGGGAATTGCCGAACAGAATATGGTGGGAATTGCAGCTGGGCTTGCTAAAGAAGGTTTTACTACTTTTGTAACATCTTTTGCGGTTTTTCTGACGAATAGAGCTTACGATTTTATAAGAATTTCTGTCTGTTATAGTAACCTTAATGTCAAGTTATGTGCTTCGCATGCTGGTGTTACTGTTGGGGAAGATGGTGCAACTGCACAGTCTCTTGAAGATGTGGCTATAATGTCAGTTCTGCCAAATATGAGAGTACTTTGTCCTGTAGACTACTTTGAGGCAAGAAGAATAACAAGATTTGTAGCAAATGAGTATGGGCCTTTCTATGTAAGATTGAGTAGAGCACCATATCCTATTATAACCTCAGAGAGCGATAGATTTGAATTTGGAAAAGCTTCAGTTCTTGAGGAAGGTGAGGATCTTACCATTATATCTTATGGCATAACAGTTTCAGAAAGCCTTAAAGCTGCGGAGGAATTGAGAAAAGAAGGAATCTCAACAAGAGTCGTAAATATGAGCACAATAAAGCCTTTTGATGAGAAAATAGTTTTAAGATCCGCTGAGGAAACAGGTGCAATTTTGGTAGTAGAGGAGCATGAGATAACCAATGGACTTGGAAGTATGATTGCTAGGTTTCTAGCTACAAAAAGACCTACCCCGATGGAATTTATAGCTGTTAATGATGAGTTTGGTGTTTCTGGAAAACCTTATGAATTGCTTGAATACTTTGGATTGGACTGGAAGAATATAGTTCAAGTTTCTAAGAAGTTACTCAAGCGAAAGAAAATTTAG